Proteins co-encoded in one Methylobacterium sp. WL1 genomic window:
- a CDS encoding HK97 family phage prohead protease: MANHKTRHRNARLRSASFDAEAYTIEVVWTTGARVRRYDPWDGEEYDEELSLDDGAVRLDRLNAGAPFIDTHDASECSRVVGSVVRGSARIEDGKGVCLVQLSRARDVADIVTKIREGVIRNVSVGYWTHRIETIEQDGDVPLKLVTDWEPLEISAVPVPADAGSQIRSAHNTRSAPKPKPPTDFERGQAMAARLLGKPVPKRAVSSHERALAQVQRLRGATPTGERKSARDTKARVAADREAGAKMARRTVRKGFLLGR, encoded by the coding sequence ATGGCCAATCACAAGACGCGTCACCGGAACGCCCGCCTCCGCTCCGCTTCATTCGATGCGGAGGCCTACACGATCGAGGTCGTATGGACGACCGGCGCCCGGGTTCGCCGCTACGACCCTTGGGACGGCGAAGAGTACGATGAGGAGCTGTCGCTGGACGACGGCGCCGTACGGCTCGACCGCCTGAATGCAGGCGCGCCGTTCATCGACACCCACGACGCCTCCGAATGCTCCCGAGTCGTCGGAAGCGTGGTGCGAGGCTCGGCCCGGATCGAGGACGGGAAGGGTGTCTGCCTGGTGCAGCTCTCCCGCGCCCGCGACGTCGCTGACATCGTGACCAAGATCCGCGAGGGCGTGATCCGGAACGTCAGCGTCGGGTACTGGACCCACCGCATCGAGACGATCGAGCAGGATGGTGACGTACCCCTGAAGCTCGTCACCGATTGGGAACCGCTGGAGATCAGCGCCGTCCCCGTGCCGGCGGATGCCGGCTCTCAGATCCGTTCGGCTCACAACACCAGGTCGGCACCGAAGCCCAAGCCGCCGACCGACTTCGAGCGCGGCCAGGCGATGGCGGCCCGCCTTCTCGGCAAGCCGGTACCGAAGCGCGCCGTCAGCTCGCACGAGCGGGCTCTGGCTCAGGTGCAGCGGCTGCGAGGGGCGACGCCGACCGGCGAGCGGAAGTCGGCGCGCGACACCAAGGCACGCGTGGCGGCCGACCGTGAGGCGGGAGCGAAGATGGCCCGCCGTACCGTTCGCAAGGGGTTCCTACTCGGCCGATGA
- a CDS encoding integrase: MDKPKIKAPGLKFRPRSGGWAAYWIPSPEAVSRGYPSGTIPLSRYLDTPELLADQCQRLQNDMLAWLDGLRRDPLAFDGTIASVLRIYQQHEDSPFHGLKPASRRPYLHYLRRLEAEIGDVRVDAVTGLHVKRWHAGWSEAGAKPAAGQTRVAVLKSALTFCIVAGHRSCRTLRDDIRELRLPVPRPRSMYATVDQVRSAIAAAHAMGRPSLALCYAVQFETALRQWDAAGQWYPLADPTICPVVYGQHKWAGLEWRHIGEDLVLRYTPSKTRASSGAEVVIDLRLCPMVLEEMARVPDKARSGPLIVNEATALPFTDQQFLSAWKRVRVAAGLPVELWSRDLRASAITEGRGGGALTDDAAKVAGHTKPRTTADVYDRERLEAHRRFATARLGRRAPKSEG, from the coding sequence ATGGACAAGCCCAAGATCAAGGCGCCGGGCCTGAAGTTCCGTCCGCGCAGCGGCGGTTGGGCGGCGTACTGGATCCCCTCCCCCGAGGCCGTGAGCCGAGGCTACCCGAGCGGCACGATCCCGCTCTCGCGATACCTCGACACGCCCGAGCTGCTGGCCGACCAATGCCAGCGCCTGCAGAACGACATGCTCGCCTGGCTCGATGGCCTGCGCCGCGATCCGCTGGCCTTCGACGGCACGATCGCCAGTGTCCTGCGGATCTACCAGCAGCACGAGGACTCGCCGTTCCACGGGCTCAAGCCAGCGTCCCGTCGCCCCTACTTGCACTACCTGCGTCGCCTGGAGGCGGAGATCGGCGACGTGCGCGTCGACGCGGTGACCGGCCTCCACGTGAAGCGCTGGCACGCCGGCTGGTCCGAGGCCGGCGCCAAGCCGGCGGCGGGGCAGACGCGGGTCGCGGTCCTGAAATCCGCCCTCACCTTCTGCATCGTGGCCGGGCATCGGTCCTGCCGGACCTTGCGAGATGATATCCGCGAGCTGCGGCTGCCGGTACCGCGCCCGCGGAGCATGTACGCTACCGTCGACCAGGTGCGGAGCGCGATTGCCGCCGCGCATGCCATGGGCCGGCCGTCCCTGGCGCTCTGCTACGCCGTCCAGTTCGAGACGGCGCTTCGGCAGTGGGATGCCGCCGGGCAGTGGTACCCGCTGGCAGATCCGACGATCTGCCCGGTGGTCTACGGCCAGCACAAATGGGCCGGGCTCGAATGGCGCCACATCGGCGAGGACCTGGTGCTGCGCTACACGCCCTCGAAGACCCGCGCGAGCAGCGGCGCCGAGGTGGTGATCGACCTCCGGCTCTGCCCCATGGTGCTGGAAGAGATGGCGCGGGTACCGGATAAGGCGCGATCCGGGCCGCTAATTGTCAACGAGGCGACCGCCCTGCCCTTCACGGATCAGCAGTTCCTTTCGGCCTGGAAGCGGGTACGCGTGGCGGCCGGCCTGCCGGTCGAGCTCTGGAGCCGCGATTTGCGCGCCTCGGCGATCACGGAAGGCCGGGGCGGCGGCGCGCTGACCGACGACGCCGCCAAGGTGGCAGGTCACACCAAGCCGCGCACGACGGCCGACGTGTACGACCGCGAAAGGCTGGAGGCGCACCGCCGCTTCGCCACCGCCCGGCTCGGCCGGCGCGCCCCGAAATCCGAGGGCTGA
- a CDS encoding terminase small subunit codes for MEVAGLLGVNKTTLQTWLSQGCPAVERADRATGKAWKICIADVMAWRIERAIANVVAAGGGDGTVISKEEADRRRSVALAHMAEIDLDERLKSVVSREDAVADMSAFCLAIKQQGSNAFSKIATRAATMTLPGEIDRMCQAEWNRGMGNAQEELRRRWNLRKEGKATPDFPTE; via the coding sequence ATGGAGGTCGCTGGCCTGCTGGGGGTGAACAAAACCACGCTGCAGACATGGCTATCGCAGGGCTGTCCGGCTGTCGAGCGCGCCGACCGCGCGACCGGCAAGGCGTGGAAAATCTGCATCGCCGACGTGATGGCATGGCGCATCGAGCGCGCCATCGCCAACGTGGTCGCCGCGGGCGGCGGTGACGGCACGGTTATCTCGAAGGAAGAGGCCGATCGCCGCCGGTCCGTCGCCCTCGCGCACATGGCGGAGATCGACCTGGACGAGCGCCTGAAGAGCGTGGTGTCCCGCGAGGATGCGGTCGCCGACATGAGCGCGTTCTGCCTGGCCATCAAGCAACAGGGCTCGAACGCCTTCTCCAAGATAGCGACGCGAGCCGCCACGATGACTTTGCCAGGCGAGATCGACAGGATGTGCCAGGCCGAGTGGAACAGGGGCATGGGGAATGCCCAGGAGGAGCTGCGCCGGCGCTGGAACCTCCGCAAGGAGGGCAAGGCCACCCCCGACTTCCCGACCGAATAG
- a CDS encoding DUF4062 domain-containing protein encodes MAYQATVIPVMIASPSDVMAERAIVRDVINDWNYVNSQTRSVVLMSTGWETHSAPELGTMTAQELINTRILEHCDLLIGVFWTRLGTPTGKAASGTAEEIQRHIEAGKPALVYFSSAPVVPDSLDQDQYAALRAFKTWCQQRGLTQPFSDTTQFRDLLVKQLGITLNQHEYLRSLIGPSLGEKEPEQSRTREVTISGDCIDLLLAAADDRNGSITRMSALNGVSIFANGKSFVEERDRRSEARWEAALEELENYGLVRDAGHSRSIFQLTASGYKAADQAKAKFADQTMAHENESDATG; translated from the coding sequence ATGGCTTATCAGGCTACAGTTATACCAGTAATGATCGCATCACCGAGCGACGTTATGGCTGAAAGGGCCATCGTTCGAGACGTCATCAACGATTGGAATTACGTTAATTCGCAAACTCGAAGCGTGGTTTTGATGTCAACGGGATGGGAAACACATTCCGCACCTGAACTTGGCACAATGACCGCACAAGAGCTTATAAATACGAGAATACTTGAGCACTGCGACCTGCTCATCGGTGTTTTCTGGACACGACTTGGTACACCCACCGGAAAGGCGGCGAGCGGGACAGCCGAAGAAATTCAGCGTCACATAGAAGCAGGCAAGCCCGCACTAGTGTATTTTTCCTCTGCACCGGTAGTTCCGGACAGTCTCGACCAAGACCAATACGCCGCATTGAGAGCTTTCAAAACTTGGTGTCAGCAGCGCGGCCTAACACAGCCCTTCAGCGACACAACACAATTCCGAGACCTGCTTGTTAAACAGCTTGGAATAACCCTTAACCAGCACGAGTATCTAAGGAGCTTAATAGGCCCTTCTCTGGGCGAGAAAGAACCTGAGCAATCGCGCACGCGAGAGGTCACTATATCTGGAGACTGTATCGACCTGCTGTTAGCAGCTGCGGATGATCGAAATGGGTCGATAACCAGGATGTCTGCCTTAAACGGCGTGTCGATATTTGCGAACGGAAAATCATTTGTTGAGGAGCGCGACAGGCGATCCGAGGCTAGATGGGAAGCTGCGCTCGAAGAATTGGAGAACTATGGCTTGGTGCGCGATGCTGGTCATAGCAGATCGATATTTCAGTTGACCGCGAGTGGTTACAAGGCGGCTGATCAGGCGAAGGCTAAATTTGCCGATCAAACCATGGCACACGAAAATGAGAGCGACGCCACAGGCTAA
- a CDS encoding helix-turn-helix transcriptional regulator, producing the protein MSELPPHREEMRKRLILSREKAGFETASDAARAFGWNENTYRSHENGERGLKISVIDKYARAFRVPFGYIAMGLPGDLSKEAREFIFVSGLIKDDTCVNFGSSDYIRSPARSVAKINHRIGTKFIAMEVDSDAGLSIFAPGDLVLADIDPLGSQVEDGRLVLIHTRSGKSYIRFAHRSGLDGEFVLSANARQRQVSVSVVAVHKIDLIVPAGSWARMSVTEYNRNMDEMPDD; encoded by the coding sequence TTGAGCGAACTGCCTCCGCACCGCGAGGAAATGAGAAAAAGGCTGATCCTCAGCCGCGAAAAGGCTGGCTTCGAGACGGCTTCCGATGCGGCGAGAGCGTTTGGCTGGAACGAAAACACGTATCGCAGCCATGAGAATGGCGAGCGTGGTCTGAAGATATCTGTAATCGATAAATATGCACGGGCGTTTAGAGTGCCGTTCGGCTATATCGCAATGGGTTTGCCGGGCGATCTTTCTAAAGAAGCAAGAGAATTCATCTTTGTGTCCGGCTTAATAAAGGATGACACCTGTGTAAATTTCGGCAGTTCAGACTACATAAGATCGCCCGCGCGATCTGTAGCAAAAATAAATCACCGTATTGGCACTAAATTTATAGCAATGGAGGTCGATAGCGACGCTGGCCTAAGTATATTTGCGCCAGGTGATCTCGTTTTAGCCGATATTGACCCCCTTGGTTCCCAGGTTGAAGATGGTAGGCTTGTTTTAATTCATACCCGCAGCGGGAAGAGCTACATCCGATTTGCGCACAGATCAGGGCTTGACGGCGAATTTGTCCTTTCGGCAAATGCTCGGCAAAGGCAGGTCTCTGTGAGCGTGGTCGCGGTGCACAAAATCGATCTGATTGTGCCCGCAGGTTCATGGGCTCGAATGTCTGTCACCGAGTACAACCGGAACATGGACGAGATGCCCGACGATTAG
- a CDS encoding glycogen/starch/alpha-glucan phosphorylase encodes MAAWTAPLLSQTGDAVVDLRESIRAKLTFALGRTPESARPRDWFVATAMALRERVVAACMASEKAVPNKRVYYLSLEFLIGRLMSDAMNNLGLTDTTRAALRELGVDLDAVQDAEPDAALGNGGLGRLAACFMDSMASIGIPAIGYGIRYDHGLFRQSFEDGWQREAPETWLAEGNPWEFVRPDATYTIGFGGTVTLSSPGEGVIRRHWQPAETVRAVAHDIPVVGWRGRHVNRLRLWKAEAGEPVDLGRFNDGDHVGAVAARMRAEAISRVLYPSDSSADGQELRLRQEYFFTSASLQDLIARHVMERGDVRSLSDHAAIQLNDTHPAIAVPELMRILMEDHDLSWEDAWHVTTHTLNYTNHTLLPEALETWPVELMERLLPRHMQIIYLINWMHLEEQAKHGRQDAAHQDAAYLASISLIDEAHGRRVRMGHLAFHGARRVNGVSALHTDLMRSTVFAPLHALDPDKIVNKTNGITFRRWLHNANPGLTRLAVETVGAGVLDDPELLRGLEAHAEDPAFVARYAAVRRQRKVALAKVVAERTGIDIDPDALFDIQVKRIHEYKRQLLNVVETVALYQAIKADPHRDWTPRVKIFAGKAAPSYVRAKLIIKLACDVAKAVNDDPEVAGRLKVVFLPNYSVSLAETIIPGADLSEQISTAGMEASGTGNMKFALNGALTVGTLDGANIEIRDHVGADNIFIFGLDAAGVQAREAEPGYAATAIQASPRLAAALDMIASGRFSPEEPGRFRPLTDDLRQRDQYLLTADFDDYWRVQRSIDAAWRDPRGWWAKAIRNTARMAWFSSDRSMREYADEIWRVRLG; translated from the coding sequence GTGGCCGCCTGGACCGCGCCGCTCCTGTCGCAGACCGGTGACGCCGTGGTCGACCTGCGGGAATCGATCCGCGCCAAGCTGACCTTCGCGCTCGGCCGGACCCCCGAATCCGCCCGCCCGCGCGACTGGTTCGTGGCCACCGCGATGGCCCTGCGCGAGCGCGTCGTGGCGGCCTGCATGGCCTCCGAGAAGGCCGTGCCGAACAAGCGGGTCTACTATCTCTCGCTCGAATTCCTGATCGGCCGGCTGATGTCGGACGCCATGAACAACCTCGGCCTCACCGACACGACCCGGGCGGCGCTGCGGGAACTCGGGGTCGATCTCGACGCCGTGCAGGATGCGGAGCCCGACGCGGCGCTCGGCAATGGCGGCCTCGGGCGGCTGGCCGCCTGCTTCATGGACAGCATGGCCAGCATCGGCATCCCGGCGATCGGCTACGGCATCCGGTACGATCACGGCCTGTTCCGCCAGTCCTTCGAGGACGGCTGGCAGCGCGAGGCGCCGGAGACCTGGCTGGCCGAGGGCAATCCCTGGGAGTTCGTCCGGCCCGACGCGACCTACACGATCGGCTTCGGCGGCACCGTCACGCTGTCCTCGCCCGGCGAGGGCGTGATCCGCCGCCACTGGCAGCCGGCCGAGACCGTGCGGGCGGTCGCCCACGACATCCCGGTGGTCGGCTGGCGCGGGCGCCACGTCAACCGGCTGCGCCTGTGGAAGGCGGAGGCCGGCGAGCCGGTCGACCTCGGCCGCTTCAACGATGGCGACCATGTCGGCGCCGTCGCGGCCCGCATGCGGGCGGAGGCGATCTCCCGGGTGCTCTATCCGAGCGATTCCTCGGCCGACGGGCAGGAACTGCGCCTGCGCCAGGAATACTTCTTCACCTCGGCCTCGCTCCAGGATCTCATCGCCCGCCACGTCATGGAGCGCGGCGACGTGCGGTCCCTGTCGGACCACGCCGCGATCCAGCTCAACGACACCCACCCGGCCATCGCGGTGCCGGAGCTGATGCGCATCCTGATGGAGGACCACGACCTCTCCTGGGAGGATGCGTGGCACGTCACCACCCACACGCTGAACTACACCAACCACACCCTGCTGCCCGAGGCGCTGGAGACCTGGCCGGTGGAGCTGATGGAGCGGCTGCTGCCGCGCCACATGCAGATCATCTACCTGATCAACTGGATGCATCTCGAAGAGCAGGCCAAGCACGGCCGCCAGGACGCCGCCCACCAGGACGCCGCCTACCTGGCCTCGATCTCGCTGATCGACGAGGCGCATGGCCGGCGGGTCCGGATGGGGCACCTCGCCTTCCACGGCGCCCGGCGGGTCAACGGCGTCTCGGCGCTGCACACCGACCTGATGCGGTCCACGGTGTTCGCGCCGCTCCACGCGCTGGATCCGGACAAGATCGTCAACAAGACCAACGGCATCACCTTCCGGCGCTGGCTCCACAACGCCAATCCGGGCCTCACCCGGCTCGCCGTGGAGACGGTGGGCGCGGGCGTCCTCGACGATCCCGAGCTGCTCCGGGGCCTGGAGGCCCATGCCGAGGATCCGGCCTTCGTGGCGCGCTACGCCGCCGTGCGCCGGCAGCGCAAGGTGGCGCTGGCCAAGGTCGTGGCCGAGCGCACCGGCATCGACATCGATCCGGACGCGCTGTTCGACATCCAGGTCAAGCGCATCCACGAGTACAAGCGCCAGCTCCTCAACGTCGTCGAGACGGTGGCGCTCTACCAGGCGATCAAGGCCGACCCGCACCGGGACTGGACGCCCCGGGTGAAGATCTTCGCCGGCAAGGCCGCGCCGAGCTACGTCCGGGCCAAGCTGATCATCAAGCTCGCCTGCGACGTGGCCAAGGCGGTGAACGACGATCCGGAGGTCGCGGGCCGGCTGAAGGTGGTGTTCCTGCCGAACTACTCGGTGAGCCTCGCCGAGACGATCATCCCGGGCGCCGACCTGTCGGAGCAGATCTCCACCGCCGGCATGGAGGCCTCGGGCACCGGCAACATGAAGTTCGCCCTCAACGGCGCGCTCACGGTGGGCACGCTGGACGGCGCCAACATCGAGATCCGCGACCATGTCGGGGCGGACAACATCTTCATCTTCGGCCTCGACGCCGCCGGGGTGCAGGCGCGCGAGGCCGAGCCGGGCTACGCCGCGACGGCGATCCAGGCCTCGCCCCGGCTGGCGGCGGCGCTGGACATGATCGCCTCCGGGCGGTTCTCGCCGGAGGAGCCGGGCCGGTTCCGGCCGCTCACCGACGACCTGCGCCAGCGCGACCAGTACCTGCTCACCGCCGACTTCGACGATTACTGGCGGGTGCAGCGCTCCATCGACGCCGCCTGGCGCGACCCGCGCGGCTGGTGGGCCAAGGCGATCCGCAACACCGCCCGGATGGCGTGGTTCTCCTCGGACCGCTCGATGCGTGAATACGCGGACGAGATCTGGCGCGTCCGCCTGGGCTGA
- a CDS encoding site-specific integrase: protein MNVPIAVAPDEHARAELVVYSPAFEEALAAAKAFAGASKAERTVEAYRGAFSAFCAWCRSTGIADPFPASVEAVAAYLGHMAGEGRKASTMSLHVAALACAHRAAGHEPPTSTEAIRNTMRGIRRRLGSKADRKAPVTAELLKRMLKKIPDTLIGKRDRALLAIGFAAALRRSELVALRVEDLERAPEGIVIHILRSKTDQAGEGQTVAVPAGSRLRPVQALDAWLSAAEIRTGPVFRPIAKGGRVGAVAISAHSVAQVVKDRAAAAGLDPDLFSGHSLRAGFVTSALEAGADLLKITHVTRHVKLETLATYDRRAQAFKDHAGKGFL, encoded by the coding sequence ATGAACGTGCCGATTGCGGTCGCGCCGGATGAGCACGCGCGCGCCGAACTCGTCGTCTACAGCCCGGCGTTCGAGGAGGCTCTGGCCGCGGCCAAGGCCTTCGCCGGCGCCTCGAAGGCCGAGCGGACCGTCGAGGCTTACCGTGGTGCCTTCTCAGCGTTCTGCGCCTGGTGCCGCTCCACGGGCATCGCCGACCCGTTTCCGGCCAGCGTCGAGGCTGTAGCCGCCTACCTCGGGCACATGGCGGGCGAGGGCCGGAAGGCGTCGACCATGAGCCTGCACGTGGCCGCGCTAGCGTGCGCCCACCGCGCCGCCGGCCACGAGCCGCCCACCAGCACCGAGGCGATCCGCAACACCATGCGTGGCATCCGGCGGCGCCTCGGCTCGAAGGCCGACCGCAAGGCGCCTGTGACGGCCGAGCTGCTGAAGCGGATGCTGAAGAAGATCCCGGACACGCTAATCGGCAAGCGGGATCGCGCCCTGCTGGCGATCGGCTTCGCGGCGGCGCTCCGGCGCTCCGAGCTGGTGGCGTTGCGTGTCGAGGACCTGGAGCGCGCGCCCGAAGGCATCGTGATCCACATCCTGCGCTCGAAGACGGACCAGGCCGGCGAGGGGCAGACGGTCGCCGTGCCGGCCGGCTCGCGGCTCCGGCCGGTCCAGGCCCTCGATGCGTGGTTGTCGGCCGCCGAGATCCGGACGGGCCCAGTGTTCCGCCCCATCGCGAAGGGCGGTCGAGTTGGCGCGGTGGCGATCAGCGCGCATTCGGTCGCTCAGGTGGTGAAGGATCGCGCCGCCGCGGCCGGGCTGGATCCGGACCTGTTCTCAGGCCACAGCCTGCGGGCGGGGTTCGTGACCAGCGCGCTCGAGGCGGGCGCTGACCTGCTGAAGATCACGCACGTCACTCGGCACGTGAAGCTGGAGACGCTGGCGACGTACGATCGCCGCGCGCAGGCCTTCAAGGATCATGCGGGCAAGGGCTTCCTGTAG
- a CDS encoding SGNH/GDSL hydrolase family protein, translated as MLRVLCLGYSVTELAGYVEHANALAAAEGRPVTFLRSGWGGHSLPSIAALIDEILDACPCDHVLLELFTGNVRYFDGATMRAYLDDILAATARRGLPVAFLNLHQGGVDYAAEPVAALLAEYRALYGIVYLDIAAPVAAAGAGDITYLLKDGTHLAPAGAELYGILVYAFMRAPPPGRAYVDRLRRLPVRFESLPLRTLPGLECGFELRRNGIPLHFLEIPEGASVEIPLGRPRRVIGALVTYGPRAGTLTVQDPATGRSRAITAYDEFSYYTRSMFRSFVFPAVRTLRITQGAALPDIALRKGEPDRGPRLGRVSHVFVRRRLGLAERVALIRHRLLRNLRRLRGFPRA; from the coding sequence ATGCTCCGCGTGCTCTGCCTCGGCTACAGCGTCACGGAGCTGGCGGGCTATGTCGAGCACGCCAACGCCCTGGCCGCGGCCGAGGGGCGGCCGGTCACCTTCCTGCGCAGCGGCTGGGGCGGCCACTCGCTGCCCTCGATCGCCGCCCTGATCGACGAGATCCTCGACGCCTGTCCCTGCGACCACGTCCTGCTGGAGCTGTTCACCGGCAACGTCCGCTACTTCGACGGCGCGACAATGCGGGCCTACCTGGACGACATCCTGGCGGCGACCGCCCGGCGGGGCCTGCCGGTGGCCTTCCTCAACCTCCACCAGGGCGGGGTCGATTACGCGGCCGAGCCCGTCGCCGCCCTGCTCGCGGAGTACCGCGCTCTCTACGGCATCGTCTACCTCGACATCGCCGCCCCGGTGGCCGCCGCGGGGGCGGGCGACATCACCTACCTGCTGAAGGACGGGACCCATCTCGCCCCGGCCGGGGCCGAACTCTACGGCATCCTGGTCTACGCCTTCATGCGGGCGCCGCCCCCCGGCCGCGCCTATGTCGACCGGCTCCGGCGATTGCCGGTCCGGTTCGAATCCCTGCCGCTGCGCACCCTCCCCGGCCTGGAATGCGGGTTCGAACTGCGCCGCAACGGCATCCCGCTGCACTTCCTGGAGATTCCCGAGGGCGCGAGCGTCGAGATCCCGCTCGGGCGGCCGCGTCGCGTGATCGGCGCCCTGGTGACCTACGGCCCGCGGGCCGGCACGCTGACGGTCCAGGATCCGGCGACCGGGCGGTCACGCGCGATCACCGCCTACGACGAATTCTCCTATTACACGCGCTCCATGTTCCGGAGCTTCGTGTTCCCGGCCGTCCGGACCCTGAGGATCACGCAGGGGGCCGCGCTGCCCGACATCGCCCTGCGCAAGGGCGAGCCGGACCGGGGGCCGCGTCTCGGCCGGGTGTCGCACGTCTTCGTCCGGCGCCGGCTCGGCCTCGCCGAGCGCGTGGCGCTGATCCGTCACCGGCTTCTACGCAACCTGCGCCGGCTCAGGGGTTTCCCAAGGGCCTGA
- a CDS encoding KTSC domain-containing protein, translated as MPILNSSAIARAEYDPNTRRMQIWFRGGMHAYDYFNVPESVYQGLIQAPSAGSYYARYIKDYFRYF; from the coding sequence ATGCCCATCCTCAATTCGTCCGCGATCGCACGCGCTGAGTACGACCCGAACACCCGTAGAATGCAAATCTGGTTTCGGGGCGGAATGCACGCGTACGACTACTTCAACGTGCCGGAGAGCGTCTACCAGGGCCTGATCCAGGCTCCCTCCGCAGGTAGTTACTACGCCCGCTATATCAAAGATTATTTCCGATATTTTTGA
- a CDS encoding MT-A70 family methyltransferase — translation MPHEIERVRRSMEADADPEGPFVGDRPLGKLPAPTGRVRDRVGDICGVGRRTVDKIAELYAAAGADPLRVGPIVEAMNRTGKVDGAYRRFRRMQDEDRILSLAPRVGRFRTLVLDPPWEDESVSEGQRPPYATMPLAEIAAVPVPDWAEDGSHIYCHAPGPWVPIAARLIEGWGFSYKQLLTWRKPRWSMGRYFRPTTEYVVFGTRGGLMTRRQDVSTLFEGPVGQHSEKPEEFFQLVRAMSFPPYGEAFQRQARPGFADLFPIAAASEAAE, via the coding sequence ATGCCCCATGAGATCGAGCGCGTGCGCCGCTCCATGGAGGCCGACGCCGACCCCGAAGGGCCGTTTGTGGGGGATCGGCCGCTGGGCAAATTGCCCGCGCCGACAGGCCGTGTTCGGGACCGGGTAGGGGACATCTGCGGGGTCGGCCGACGCACCGTCGACAAGATTGCAGAGCTGTACGCCGCGGCCGGAGCGGATCCTTTGCGGGTCGGCCCGATCGTTGAAGCAATGAACCGTACGGGGAAGGTCGACGGCGCATACCGCCGCTTCCGGCGCATGCAGGACGAGGATCGCATCCTATCGCTGGCGCCGCGCGTCGGTCGCTTCCGCACCCTCGTGCTCGACCCGCCATGGGAAGACGAATCGGTCTCCGAAGGCCAGCGGCCGCCCTACGCGACCATGCCTCTGGCGGAGATCGCCGCGGTACCGGTGCCGGACTGGGCGGAGGATGGCAGCCATATTTACTGCCACGCGCCGGGACCGTGGGTGCCGATCGCAGCTAGGCTGATCGAGGGTTGGGGCTTTTCCTACAAGCAGCTGCTCACGTGGCGAAAGCCGCGGTGGTCCATGGGCAGGTATTTCCGGCCTACCACCGAGTACGTGGTCTTCGGAACGCGCGGCGGCCTGATGACCCGGCGGCAGGACGTATCCACCCTGTTCGAGGGCCCGGTCGGCCAGCACAGCGAAAAGCCGGAGGAGTTCTTTCAGCTCGTGCGAGCGATGAGCTTCCCGCCCTACGGCGAAGCTTTTCAGCGCCAAGCGCGTCCCGGGTTTGCAGATCTGTTCCCGATCGCCGCCGCTAGCGAGGCCGCCGAGTGA
- a CDS encoding helix-turn-helix domain-containing protein: MKDDRSIMTNIRWAGRQRIANVPAKNVLNAIATYANREGLAHPSQRELANQTGYSERAVRMALAFLAGANPASEKFIERRERRRGNGSRTSDELKLLIGGRPDTRQEVPVVSADEAPNTGTTCQTPRNLMPTSPAPDSGPTSFEQPEEQPKEHSEPDGSGTRRPEPGAKALLFSEGRPSLMALGLSEREAGTMIGRWLRDSGDDADRVLDAIRRACDAAPHDPRPWITAALKNGSPEDAHHGAGSSSYRRAAAAGAGSRSSDVSRIAAVMARVADRRGITFGTPQDRPGRHGPPDRGGTHAPTVLDAHWSDAGGPGPAHCGT; encoded by the coding sequence ATGAAGGACGACAGGTCCATCATGACGAACATCCGCTGGGCCGGCCGGCAGCGGATCGCCAACGTCCCGGCCAAGAACGTCCTCAACGCGATCGCGACGTACGCGAACCGCGAAGGTCTGGCCCACCCATCCCAACGCGAGCTGGCCAACCAGACCGGCTACAGCGAGCGCGCGGTCCGCATGGCCTTGGCGTTCCTGGCTGGCGCGAACCCCGCAAGTGAGAAGTTCATCGAGCGCCGAGAACGGCGGCGCGGGAACGGCTCCCGGACGAGCGACGAGCTGAAGCTCCTGATCGGCGGGAGGCCTGACACCCGGCAGGAGGTGCCGGTTGTGAGCGCCGACGAGGCCCCAAACACCGGCACCACGTGCCAGACCCCCCGGAATCTCATGCCGACTTCACCGGCACCAGATTCCGGGCCCACTTCGTTCGAACAGCCAGAGGAACAGCCAAAAGAACATTCCGAGCCGGACGGCTCAGGCACCCGAAGGCCGGAGCCGGGCGCCAAGGCGCTCCTCTTTTCGGAAGGTCGACCTTCGCTGATGGCTCTCGGCCTGTCGGAGCGTGAGGCCGGCACGATGATCGGCCGATGGCTGCGCGATTCCGGCGACGACGCCGATCGCGTCCTCGACGCCATCCGGCGTGCCTGTGACGCCGCCCCCCACGACCCAAGACCGTGGATCACCGCCGCCCTCAAGAATGGCTCTCCGGAGGATGCGCACCATGGCGCAGGATCTTCAAGCTACCGTCGCGCCGCTGCTGCCGGTGCTGGATCTCGATCGTCCGACGTTTCTCGCATCGCAGCCGTCATGGCTCGTGTCGCGGATCGACGCGGAATCACGTTCGGAACACCGCAGGATCGTCCGGGACGCCACGGGCCGCCAGATCGGGGAGGTACGCACGCTCCCACGGTCCTTGATGCTCACTGGAGCGATGCGGGCGGTCCTGGGCCGGCGCATTGCGGAACTTGA